From Pelotomaculum schinkii, the proteins below share one genomic window:
- the tsaA gene encoding tRNA (N6-threonylcarbamoyladenosine(37)-N6)-methyltransferase TrmO: MVIMPKEPISIRPVGVVVSDFKECSRTFDYNKESMVYMREDLTDALIGIEYFSHIHVVYYQHRREDWLRLIEWEQDEPPITLPFASEPACQGVYSTRSPSRPSAMGSCVVELLKREGNRLYVKGLDALDGTPVLDIKIYIPHYDAFPLAETPLNWCMGHELITTSRHFHWDTVNTGLTLGLRTGAKAMQILGIGRGEAVRAEIAGGHFFAQGIEGATGCSVLRGNLFFEELHTSPGQWKLLLADNSREVEIRLNDHIYAGASEVLEVDEYVLFAAVQVREKNNCEDRQ; the protein is encoded by the coding sequence ATGGTCATTATGCCGAAAGAACCGATTTCCATCAGGCCGGTCGGTGTTGTGGTTTCCGATTTTAAAGAATGCAGCCGTACTTTTGACTACAATAAAGAAAGCATGGTTTACATGAGAGAAGATCTCACCGATGCGCTGATTGGAATTGAATACTTTTCTCATATTCATGTGGTTTATTATCAGCATCGCAGGGAAGATTGGCTAAGATTGATTGAATGGGAACAAGACGAACCGCCAATAACATTACCCTTTGCCAGCGAACCGGCTTGCCAGGGAGTATACTCCACCCGGTCGCCGTCCCGCCCTTCAGCGATGGGTTCTTGTGTAGTTGAGCTTCTCAAGCGGGAAGGGAACCGTCTTTATGTCAAGGGTTTGGACGCCCTCGATGGAACTCCCGTCCTGGATATAAAAATTTATATCCCCCATTATGATGCCTTCCCTTTGGCGGAAACACCGTTAAATTGGTGTATGGGGCATGAGCTAATCACCACTTCGCGGCATTTTCACTGGGATACCGTCAACACCGGGCTGACTCTTGGGCTCAGGACAGGCGCCAAAGCGATGCAAATTTTAGGTATCGGCCGTGGGGAAGCGGTTAGGGCGGAAATAGCCGGCGGCCATTTTTTTGCGCAGGGCATTGAGGGCGCTACCGGGTGCAGTGTTTTACGGGGTAATTTGTTTTTTGAAGAGCTTCATACATCACCGGGACAGTGGAAGCTCCTTCTTGCGGATAATAGCAGGGAAGTAGAAATTCGTCTCAACGATCATATTTACGCAGGAGCGAGTGAGGTGCTGGAGGTCGACGAGTACGTATTGTTTGCAGCCGTGCAGGTAAGGGAAAAAAATAACTGTGAGGATCGGCAATGA
- a CDS encoding aminotransferase class V-fold PLP-dependent enzyme, giving the protein MIYLDNAATSWPKPAAVYREMIRCIKEYGANPGRSGYRMAIRASEKIFECRENLAKLFGITDPLRIAFTSNATEAINLAVKGLLVPGDHVVLSSMEHNAVIRPLKKLETAGVQVSVVKTGPGGKIDSADIAEHIRRNTKLLIATHASNVTGTVNDLASLGRLAKEHKIAFMVDAAQTAGNIPINVERMNIDLLAFPGHKGLLGPQGTGGLYVRAGITLDTLKEGGTGSLSESPDQPDFLPDRYESGTLNTPGIAGLNEGVKFILKTGVDKIQNHERQLTGYMLEGLGEINKVKVYGIEDTEHRTGVISITIDGKDCHEVCGALDEKYDIAARSGLQCAYLAHETIGTQNKGTIRFSTGFFNTVEDIHKAVKAVKEIAGS; this is encoded by the coding sequence ATGATATACCTTGATAACGCTGCTACTTCATGGCCTAAACCCGCTGCTGTTTACCGGGAGATGATCAGATGTATCAAAGAATACGGAGCCAATCCCGGGCGAAGCGGATATCGGATGGCCATACGGGCCAGCGAGAAAATATTTGAATGCAGGGAGAATCTCGCCAAACTGTTCGGTATCACAGACCCGTTGCGGATTGCTTTTACAAGCAATGCGACCGAAGCCATCAACCTGGCCGTTAAAGGATTGCTGGTACCGGGCGACCACGTGGTCCTGTCGAGTATGGAGCATAATGCGGTGATACGCCCTCTTAAAAAGCTGGAAACCGCAGGTGTGCAAGTTTCTGTTGTGAAAACGGGTCCGGGTGGGAAAATTGACAGCGCAGATATTGCCGAACATATCAGGCGCAATACAAAGCTGTTGATCGCCACCCATGCGTCCAATGTCACGGGTACGGTGAATGATCTGGCGTCTCTCGGCCGGTTGGCGAAAGAACATAAAATTGCTTTTATGGTGGATGCCGCACAGACAGCCGGCAACATCCCTATAAATGTAGAAAGAATGAATATCGACCTGCTTGCTTTTCCCGGCCATAAAGGGCTGTTGGGCCCGCAGGGTACGGGGGGCTTATATGTACGGGCAGGAATAACACTGGATACATTAAAGGAAGGCGGTACGGGGAGTTTATCCGAAAGTCCCGATCAGCCGGATTTTTTGCCTGACCGGTATGAGAGCGGGACATTAAACACACCAGGTATTGCAGGATTAAACGAAGGAGTCAAATTCATACTGAAAACCGGCGTCGATAAGATCCAAAACCATGAAAGACAGCTTACCGGATATATGCTTGAGGGGCTTGGCGAAATTAATAAAGTTAAGGTGTATGGAATTGAGGATACCGAACACAGGACCGGCGTTATTTCCATCACCATCGATGGAAAAGACTGCCATGAAGTGTGCGGCGCATTGGATGAGAAATACGATATCGCTGCCAGGAGCGGTTTGCAGTGCGCTTACCTGGCGCATGAAACCATAGGCACGCAGAACAAAGGCACGATCAGGTTCAGCACGGGGTTTTTCAATACCGTCGAGGATATTCATAAAGCAGTAAAAGCAGTAAAAGAAATTGCCGGATCGTAA
- a CDS encoding pyridoxal phosphate-dependent aminotransferase — translation MAISKKIESSLAGASFIRKMFEEGERLRKIHGPEKVYDFSLGNPSGEPPKAIKERLKKLALEPVQGMHRYMSNAGYADTRRAVAELLTGQTGLPFTEDHIVMTCGAGGALNVALKTLLDPGDEVIVLAPFFMEYKFYIDNHGGVLQIAHTDEDFMLDMHAIEEAITPKTKAIIINSPNNPTGVVYDAYSLAMLGNLLKAKEQETGRQIFVISDEPYAKIVYDNITVPSVFKYIKNSIIVTSHSKDLSLPGERIGYLAASPNIEEIGLFIEGAIFCNRTLGFVNAPALAQRLVTGLQGENADVAEYQEKRDILFDNLTAMGYQMVKPHGAFYLFPKSPLPDDVEFVRKAQEHNILVVPGSGFAKPGYFRISYSVDKQMILNSLPAFKALAAELGLKNS, via the coding sequence GTGGCTATCTCAAAAAAAATTGAATCTTCCCTAGCAGGCGCTTCCTTTATCCGCAAAATGTTTGAGGAAGGAGAACGGTTAAGAAAAATTCACGGTCCGGAAAAAGTTTATGACTTTTCTCTCGGCAACCCGAGTGGAGAACCTCCCAAAGCGATAAAAGAAAGGCTTAAGAAATTAGCCCTTGAGCCTGTACAAGGAATGCACCGCTACATGAGCAATGCCGGTTATGCCGACACGCGCCGGGCAGTCGCCGAGTTATTAACCGGACAAACCGGCCTTCCATTTACCGAGGACCACATAGTTATGACCTGCGGCGCCGGCGGGGCATTAAACGTGGCTCTTAAAACACTGCTGGATCCCGGTGATGAAGTAATTGTATTGGCCCCTTTCTTTATGGAGTATAAGTTTTATATTGATAACCATGGCGGAGTGTTACAGATAGCCCACACTGACGAGGACTTCATGCTGGACATGCACGCTATCGAGGAGGCAATCACTCCCAAGACAAAAGCTATCATCATCAACTCCCCCAACAATCCGACCGGGGTGGTTTACGATGCGTATTCCCTGGCTATGCTGGGCAACCTGCTAAAAGCCAAAGAGCAGGAAACGGGGCGGCAGATCTTTGTCATCTCCGATGAGCCCTATGCCAAGATAGTCTACGACAATATCACCGTTCCGAGTGTTTTTAAATACATCAAAAACAGTATAATAGTTACATCGCACAGCAAAGATTTGTCTCTACCGGGTGAGCGCATAGGCTACCTGGCCGCTTCCCCCAATATTGAAGAAATCGGGCTGTTTATAGAAGGGGCTATCTTCTGCAACCGTACCCTTGGTTTTGTTAACGCACCGGCACTGGCGCAGCGTCTGGTAACAGGACTGCAGGGGGAAAACGCAGACGTTGCTGAATACCAGGAGAAAAGAGATATCTTGTTCGATAATTTAACCGCAATGGGCTACCAGATGGTGAAACCGCATGGCGCCTTTTACCTTTTCCCCAAGTCGCCCCTGCCTGATGACGTGGAGTTTGTCAGGAAAGCGCAAGAGCACAACATCCTGGTAGTGCCGGGCAGCGGTTTTGCTAAACCGGGCTATTTCCGCATCTCCTACAGCGTTGACAAACAAATGATTCTGAATTCCCTCCCCGCGTTCAAAGCGCTGGCCGCGGAATTGGGGTTGAAAAATTCATAA
- a CDS encoding ECF transporter S component produces the protein MQRFLDKFSLYDLIVIAMMSALGIATKPIIVPLAQIITGPLFIPSGAVAGGFYMLWLVLGFGITGKRGTMTLIGLVQAILVMATGIVGSHGVLSLVTYTMPGILADLGLLLIGHRVCCFPCAFLAGLLCNIAGTIMVNFVYFRLPVAPLVLSLSAAALSGGLGGLVAFKILQQLWKFQRRDWKTSKDDIA, from the coding sequence ATGCAAAGGTTTCTGGATAAATTTTCTCTCTATGATTTAATCGTGATAGCCATGATGTCTGCCCTGGGGATTGCCACCAAACCAATAATAGTGCCCCTTGCCCAGATTATCACCGGACCGCTCTTTATCCCCTCGGGAGCCGTGGCAGGCGGGTTCTATATGCTATGGCTGGTTTTGGGATTTGGTATTACCGGTAAGCGGGGTACCATGACCTTGATTGGCCTGGTCCAGGCCATCCTGGTGATGGCCACCGGCATAGTCGGCTCGCACGGCGTACTGAGCCTGGTGACCTACACCATGCCCGGTATTCTGGCCGACCTGGGTTTATTGCTGATTGGCCACCGGGTCTGCTGTTTTCCCTGTGCCTTTCTGGCGGGGCTGTTGTGCAATATCGCCGGCACCATTATGGTGAACTTTGTATATTTCCGCCTGCCTGTGGCGCCTCTGGTCTTAAGCCTGAGCGCCGCAGCCTTGTCCGGCGGGCTGGGCGGACTCGTTGCTTTTAAAATTTTGCAGCAGCTATGGAAATTCCAAAGGCGGGACTGGAAGACAAGCAAAGATGATATCGCTTAG
- a CDS encoding LysM peptidoglycan-binding domain-containing protein — MPLSLTRLLWSRELDGPVLVNWGVITGERTNLVATSGTNLFLFSPSEDGYSLSAALDIGTEVLSLAVGLPGPALDHIVVGLEDRVAVYGSREGTLLLLAETAPESGARYVDVALADIDNDGREEVIAAAEGRNALYFYRQTGQAPGEVRLDLLAIRALPGAPQKVAVVMRSGDLLPLTAAAYSTDGSSGIITLIFTERGFAEGPAQENLSARVASLTAGNLRERLDEQLAWGGQDGFVRVVEVNQELNTVLTTDNLGSSVPALTAGRLVGDGFETLVAGTPEGYLFGFSAPVQSTSPDWALQAGRSVNDLEVSSEGLLGLGTRDGWLQVWLLSGRGKSVHAVVPGDTLTSIARNYNTTMEAIIELNSGLNPDLIFVGRYLAIP; from the coding sequence ATGCCTCTGTCGCTAACCAGATTATTGTGGTCCCGGGAGTTGGACGGCCCGGTCCTGGTTAACTGGGGAGTTATTACTGGAGAAAGAACGAATCTTGTTGCAACATCAGGAACCAATCTTTTTTTGTTTAGTCCGTCTGAGGATGGTTATAGCCTTAGCGCAGCCCTGGATATTGGAACTGAAGTGTTGAGCCTGGCTGTAGGACTGCCGGGTCCTGCTCTTGATCATATTGTGGTAGGGCTGGAGGACAGAGTTGCGGTGTACGGCAGCAGGGAGGGAACCCTTCTGTTGCTGGCGGAGACTGCCCCCGAGAGTGGCGCCCGCTATGTGGATGTAGCCCTTGCGGATATTGACAACGATGGCCGGGAGGAAGTCATAGCAGCGGCGGAGGGCAGGAATGCTCTTTATTTTTACAGGCAGACCGGTCAGGCTCCAGGCGAGGTGCGACTTGATCTTCTGGCCATCAGAGCGCTGCCCGGAGCCCCACAAAAGGTTGCAGTTGTTATGAGAAGTGGGGACCTGCTCCCCTTGACAGCTGCAGCCTACAGTACAGACGGAAGTTCCGGTATCATTACCCTGATTTTTACCGAACGGGGTTTTGCCGAAGGCCCGGCTCAGGAGAATTTGTCTGCCCGGGTAGCTTCCTTAACAGCAGGCAATTTGCGGGAAAGATTAGATGAACAACTGGCCTGGGGTGGTCAAGACGGTTTTGTAAGGGTTGTTGAAGTCAACCAGGAGCTCAATACTGTACTGACTACGGATAATTTGGGAAGCTCGGTACCGGCTTTGACCGCCGGAAGGCTGGTCGGAGACGGTTTTGAAACGCTGGTTGCCGGTACCCCGGAGGGTTATTTATTCGGTTTCAGTGCGCCGGTTCAATCCACCAGTCCGGATTGGGCGTTGCAAGCGGGCCGTTCTGTAAATGATCTGGAAGTAAGCAGTGAAGGATTACTGGGCCTGGGTACCCGGGACGGGTGGCTTCAGGTGTGGCTGCTTTCCGGCAGGGGCAAAAGCGTACATGCCGTGGTTCCCGGAGACACTCTGACCTCCATAGCACGTAATTACAATACCACAATGGAGGCTATCATTGAATTGAATAGCGGGCTAAACCCCGACCTGATTTTTGTCGGCCGGTACTTGGCCATCCCGTGA
- a CDS encoding putative Se/S carrier-like protein, translating into MIYALAVFPSVSQVNQMKNRLNKNSEYYGMVRAPHCIAAGGCNFALRFDEDKLSIVKHAAQELGVAIQGIYREEKQDDGDKVYTKIE; encoded by the coding sequence ATGATATATGCGCTGGCAGTTTTTCCCTCAGTAAGTCAGGTTAACCAAATGAAAAACCGGCTCAATAAAAACAGTGAATATTATGGCATGGTCCGGGCTCCGCACTGCATAGCTGCCGGGGGGTGCAATTTTGCGCTCCGCTTTGATGAGGACAAACTCTCAATAGTAAAGCATGCGGCACAAGAATTAGGGGTTGCCATACAAGGTATTTACAGAGAGGAAAAACAGGACGACGGAGACAAGGTATATACCAAAATCGAGTGA
- a CDS encoding energy-coupling factor ABC transporter ATP-binding protein has translation MAFLELSRVVFSYPRKMKPALAGIDLSLDKDGVTAIVGPNGSGKTTLTKLLIGVLQPTEGEVRLEGRPVAGYSLAEIGRRIGYVFQNPDLQLFCSTVAEEVGFGLANRGCEPADVQEKVAFYLDYFELTAYRDVFPLYLSQGEKQRLAIAAVLANEPEFLILDEPTIGLDACRKKNLEDYLKKVARLGRGMILVSHDERFVDKMAERVVTLANGRIQSDSGRKVNAAYEA, from the coding sequence ATGGCATTTTTGGAATTAAGCCGGGTAGTCTTTTCATATCCCCGGAAAATGAAACCGGCATTAGCGGGCATTGACCTGAGCCTGGACAAAGACGGGGTAACGGCGATAGTCGGGCCGAACGGCAGCGGCAAGACCACACTGACCAAGCTGTTGATCGGGGTTCTGCAGCCGACTGAGGGGGAAGTCCGCCTGGAGGGCCGTCCCGTAGCGGGATATTCTCTGGCGGAAATCGGGCGCCGTATCGGCTACGTTTTTCAAAACCCCGACCTGCAGCTGTTTTGCAGCACCGTGGCTGAAGAAGTTGGTTTCGGCCTGGCCAATCGGGGTTGTGAACCTGCGGACGTGCAAGAGAAAGTGGCTTTCTACCTCGATTATTTTGAGCTGACAGCCTACCGTGACGTTTTCCCCCTGTATTTAAGCCAGGGCGAAAAACAGAGGCTGGCGATAGCCGCCGTACTGGCCAATGAACCCGAGTTTCTAATTTTGGACGAGCCCACCATTGGCCTGGATGCCTGCCGTAAAAAAAACTTGGAAGATTATTTAAAGAAAGTTGCCCGGTTGGGTAGAGGCATGATCCTGGTCAGCCACGATGAGCGCTTTGTCGATAAAATGGCGGAACGGGTTGTCACCCTGGCAAACGGCCGGATTCAATCGGATAGCGGGAGGAAGGTAAACGCTGCCTATGAAGCTTGA
- a CDS encoding energy-coupling factor ABC transporter ATP-binding protein produces the protein MEAVTVQDLTYQYRPGGPFVLKGVDFQVPRGEFVVVTGLSGCGKSTLCFCLSGAIHHNRDGVMTGKIAVNGKNIQEMRPAGRALEVGMVFQNPDTQLFSQTVEDEIAFAPENLCLPPDRIRERVESVIALLGIAALREASPYQLSGGEKHLVALAAVLALDPPLLILDEVLSQLDSAGKKKVAAVLQRLRGIGKTVIAVEHNLESVAFADRLMVMEKGSLIRFDRMETILADRDFMNASRLLYDRKIFNSF, from the coding sequence ATGGAAGCTGTGACGGTTCAGGACCTGACTTATCAATACCGGCCGGGAGGTCCTTTCGTATTAAAAGGCGTCGATTTCCAGGTGCCGCGGGGTGAGTTCGTGGTGGTGACAGGCTTAAGTGGTTGCGGCAAAAGCACATTATGTTTTTGCCTCAGCGGGGCTATTCACCACAACCGGGACGGGGTAATGACCGGGAAAATAGCGGTAAACGGCAAGAATATCCAGGAAATGCGGCCAGCCGGTCGGGCGCTTGAAGTGGGCATGGTATTCCAGAATCCTGATACGCAGCTTTTTTCGCAGACTGTGGAAGACGAAATTGCCTTTGCGCCTGAAAATCTTTGTCTGCCGCCTGACCGCATCCGGGAGAGGGTGGAGTCCGTAATTGCGCTTCTGGGAATTGCTGCTTTAAGAGAAGCAAGCCCTTACCAGCTTTCAGGCGGTGAAAAACACCTGGTGGCGCTGGCGGCGGTTTTGGCCCTTGACCCGCCGTTGCTAATCCTGGACGAGGTTTTGTCCCAGCTTGATTCCGCAGGCAAAAAGAAAGTAGCAGCAGTTTTGCAGAGATTGCGCGGTATAGGGAAAACTGTTATTGCCGTTGAGCACAACCTGGAATCGGTTGCTTTTGCCGACCGGTTGATGGTAATGGAAAAAGGGTCGTTAATCCGCTTTGACCGCATGGAAACGATACTTGCGGATCGGGATTTTATGAATGCCAGCAGGCTGCTCTATGACCGCAAAATTTTTAACAGCTTTTAA
- a CDS encoding AbrB/MazE/SpoVT family DNA-binding domain-containing protein: MGSLSCLTPNGQVTIPRQILKTLGIGAGNQVYINIEKGRLVLRRVEVVTEKENSNTRVEAVPFF, encoded by the coding sequence ATGGGGAGCTTGTCATGTCTTACTCCAAACGGACAGGTTACTATTCCGCGGCAAATACTTAAAACCCTCGGGATTGGGGCAGGAAATCAGGTTTATATCAACATTGAGAAAGGGCGCCTGGTTTTGAGAAGGGTTGAGGTAGTCACAGAAAAAGAGAACAGTAATACCAGGGTTGAGGCAGTTCCTTTTTTCTAG
- a CDS encoding NAD(P)/FAD-dependent oxidoreductase, with translation MNKKTYDVAIIGCGPAGLSAAVNASIRRKSIVLLGGELCTPKLQKSPLVSNYLGFPEIDGPSLRDKFLRHARSMDVPVLQEKVDSVTRIEGDIFSLQTRQSEYHTRTVIMATGVTVSELVKGEREFIGKGVSYCATCDGPLFAGQQVAVLAYTKEGIEDANYLAGICRKVYFISGGGLAPQGLKDVVEVIENQKVGAITGKEFVSEVIIGDRTLAVNGVFIYRETYLPDQLISGLTITDNHINVDRSFQTNVKGVFAAGDCTGKPYQLAKAVGEGQVAALSAVQYLDQ, from the coding sequence ATGAACAAAAAAACCTATGACGTCGCCATTATAGGCTGTGGCCCGGCAGGTCTTTCCGCTGCCGTCAACGCCAGCATCAGGAGGAAATCCATCGTTTTACTGGGAGGTGAGCTTTGTACCCCAAAGCTGCAGAAATCTCCATTGGTCAGCAATTACCTGGGGTTCCCGGAGATCGATGGGCCCTCCTTGCGTGATAAGTTTCTGCGGCATGCCCGCTCAATGGATGTACCTGTCTTACAAGAAAAGGTGGACTCGGTCACCCGGATTGAGGGAGATATTTTTTCCCTGCAGACCAGGCAATCAGAGTATCATACCCGAACAGTAATTATGGCTACGGGTGTAACAGTATCGGAGCTGGTTAAAGGTGAGCGTGAGTTTATAGGTAAGGGGGTCAGCTACTGTGCGACCTGTGATGGGCCTTTGTTTGCCGGCCAGCAGGTGGCGGTCCTGGCCTATACTAAAGAAGGGATAGAAGACGCCAATTATCTGGCCGGCATTTGCCGTAAAGTGTATTTTATCAGCGGTGGCGGGCTTGCGCCGCAAGGACTGAAGGATGTAGTGGAGGTTATTGAAAATCAAAAGGTAGGAGCTATTACCGGAAAAGAATTTGTGTCGGAGGTTATAATCGGTGACCGCACCCTTGCCGTCAATGGGGTTTTTATTTACAGGGAAACCTATTTGCCGGACCAGCTTATCTCCGGACTAACTATCACAGATAACCATATCAATGTGGACCGTTCATTTCAGACCAATGTTAAAGGTGTATTTGCAGCAGGTGATTGCACCGGGAAGCCGTACCAGTTGGCCAAGGCGGTGGGCGAGGGACAGGTTGCCGCTTTGAGCGCGGTGCAATACCTGGACCAGTAA
- a CDS encoding energy-coupling factor transporter transmembrane component T family protein has translation MKLDPRTKMVMAICLSSLALIYDTPGRLLLLLAATMALLLFFRFNPGAVWGYLKPFLSLMFFLFVIQSIFSPGGAVLLAAGPVPLVTSQGLSAGASVVLRIMVVTAAAMLFTTFSSRDFILGLVQWKVPYELAFMVAIAIRFLPVFRDEMIHVVTAVQLRGVELKKVPWGKKTAMYRRLFFPIVFGAMLKAQQLAVAMEARGFRAYPRRTYLRRLDLRRADYVSMLLFLSVTLTLIGLM, from the coding sequence ATGAAGCTTGACCCCCGGACTAAAATGGTAATGGCGATTTGTCTTTCCAGCCTGGCCTTGATATACGATACTCCCGGCAGGCTGTTGCTGCTCCTGGCGGCGACCATGGCGCTGCTGCTGTTTTTCCGCTTTAATCCAGGCGCTGTGTGGGGCTACCTCAAACCTTTTTTGTCCCTGATGTTTTTTCTTTTTGTGATCCAGAGCATCTTTTCACCGGGCGGCGCGGTGTTGCTGGCAGCAGGTCCGGTACCCCTGGTAACCAGTCAGGGCCTGTCGGCGGGGGCCAGTGTCGTTTTGCGCATTATGGTGGTCACTGCCGCCGCCATGCTGTTTACCACATTTAGTTCCCGTGACTTTATCTTGGGCCTGGTTCAGTGGAAAGTCCCATACGAACTGGCCTTTATGGTCGCCATCGCCATACGTTTTTTGCCGGTTTTCCGTGATGAAATGATTCATGTGGTGACGGCGGTTCAATTGCGGGGGGTTGAACTGAAGAAGGTGCCCTGGGGAAAAAAGACGGCAATGTACCGGCGCTTGTTTTTCCCCATTGTCTTTGGAGCCATGCTCAAAGCACAGCAGCTGGCGGTGGCCATGGAAGCCCGCGGTTTCAGGGCTTATCCCCGGCGCACTTACCTCAGGCGGCTGGATTTGCGTCGCGCCGATTATGTGTCGATGTTGCTTTTCCTGTCTGTCACGCTGACGCTAATTGGGCTGATGTGA
- the hisG gene encoding ATP phosphoribosyltransferase, with protein sequence MKLRLGLPKGSLQEATFQLFKQAGFELTVRSRSYFPTINDPELEVVLMRAQEIPRYVNDGVLDAGLSGLDWIMENEADVVEVADLIYAKNTSNPIRLVIAVANDSDIKTVADLKGKRIATELVRVTEKYLKSNGVDAYVEYSYGATEVKVPHLVDAIADITETGSSIKANNLRIIATVLQSTTKLHANRNAWKDPWKKEKLQNLSVLLQGALRARSKVGLKMNVPGDKLANILEVLPAMKQPTISQLVQSDWVAVETILEEIQVRDLIPALKRGGAQDIIEYPLSKVIP encoded by the coding sequence TTGAAGTTGCGTTTGGGTCTACCTAAAGGCAGCCTCCAGGAGGCTACCTTTCAGCTTTTTAAACAGGCCGGTTTTGAACTGACAGTTCGCAGCCGGTCATATTTCCCAACGATCAATGACCCCGAATTGGAAGTCGTACTGATGCGGGCGCAGGAAATTCCCCGCTATGTCAACGATGGGGTACTTGACGCCGGTTTGAGCGGCCTTGACTGGATTATGGAAAACGAGGCTGATGTGGTTGAGGTTGCCGACCTGATTTATGCCAAGAACACTTCCAATCCTATCCGGCTGGTTATCGCTGTGGCCAACGACAGTGACATAAAGACTGTTGCTGATCTTAAAGGCAAGAGAATCGCCACTGAACTGGTCCGGGTCACTGAGAAATACCTGAAGTCAAACGGTGTAGACGCCTATGTTGAGTACTCTTACGGGGCGACGGAGGTAAAAGTGCCTCACCTGGTGGATGCAATCGCCGATATTACAGAAACGGGCAGTTCAATCAAGGCTAACAACCTGCGGATCATAGCCACCGTTCTGCAGTCCACAACCAAACTCCATGCCAACCGGAACGCGTGGAAAGATCCCTGGAAAAAAGAAAAGCTGCAAAATTTGTCCGTACTGCTGCAGGGGGCGCTACGGGCCAGGTCAAAGGTAGGCCTCAAGATGAATGTTCCGGGGGATAAACTGGCTAATATTCTGGAAGTGCTGCCCGCCATGAAACAGCCCACGATCTCACAGCTGGTCCAGAGCGACTGGGTTGCAGTGGAAACAATTTTAGAAGAAATACAGGTGCGCGACCTGATCCCTGCGCTTAAAAGGGGCGGCGCGCAGGACATCATTGAATATCCCTTATCAAAGGTCATTCCATAA
- a CDS encoding DUF4912 domain-containing protein produces the protein MDHQHIPVPLPPDYHENALFLLVQSPRVLYVYWELSPGLKDLLEKKEKVQIRLNIEGRGPFYTTEFNMSQKSFYFSDVEPGLTYNCEIGIISHDNLFYPLLRSNSVSTPLDRPADGRTLAEAPPDNLPSSSSWGLPKDDK, from the coding sequence GTGGATCATCAACATATCCCCGTTCCTCTGCCGCCGGACTATCACGAAAACGCGCTGTTTTTATTGGTGCAGAGTCCCAGGGTACTTTACGTCTACTGGGAACTTTCTCCGGGGCTGAAGGATTTGCTGGAGAAAAAAGAAAAGGTTCAGATCCGGTTAAATATTGAAGGTCGCGGTCCCTTTTACACGACTGAGTTCAATATGTCCCAAAAGAGCTTTTACTTTTCAGACGTCGAACCAGGCCTTACCTACAACTGTGAGATCGGTATCATTAGTCATGATAATTTATTTTATCCGCTGCTTCGTTCAAACTCCGTAAGCACACCCCTTGACCGGCCTGCAGACGGCCGGACCCTTGCTGAAGCCCCACCCGATAACTTGCCGTCCTCAAGTTCCTGGGGCCTGCCAAAAGATGATAAGTAA